The region TATCTAAAAAAGTTATCGGCACACCCATTTCTCCTTCATAGTCCACAGGAATATCTTTCACTTTACCGACTTCAATTGCATCATAATTGGCATATTTTGGATATTCTTCTTCGTTGCCATAATAATTTTTGTATAGAATTATGTCTTCGTGGCGTTTTGACATATCAAGATTTGTAAACCAATAGGTTGGCGTGCCAACACTGATATTTACAGCCCAATATTCTTTGCCTTCAACAACGTGTTTGTTAGCATCACTACAATACTTAGCGAATTTCTCTTTGTTGTCAATTAGAAAAAGTTGGGGTTTTGTAACACCTAGCCAAATTTTGTTGTCTTGAATATTTTTAAAAATCTCCTTGTATGTGATTGAGTTTCCGTTACCGATTATTAAAAATTTCTTGTCGTATTCAAGAAGTTGAGCTACATATTCACGGAACAGAGAAAAAGGCGGATTGGTAACAACAATGTCAGCTTGTTTTAAAAGTTCTATACATTCTTTGCTTCTAAAATCTCCGTCACCTTTTAATTCTTTGATACCAATTTCGGCTGGGTCTGGAACCATATTTCCGTTTTTGTCGCCTTCATATACCAAATAAATTGCTTGTTCAGAATTGTTTTCACTGAACAAGTCCATACTTTTATTCTTGTAGCAAGTAGCAATGAGTTTTTTTAGTCCGAGTTTCTCAAAGTTATATGAGAAGAAATGAAAAAAGTTACTTACTCTCGGGTCGTCACAGTTGCAGTAAACTACTTTGTCTTTGAAGTGCTTTTTATAATGTTTTAGTTCTCGTTCAATGTCGGAAAGTTGAGTATAAAACTCATCATTCTTTGCTTTTGAAGCTTTATTGAAATTTGTATTTTTTGCTATTTCTGTCATTATGTCGTTTACTTTTTTCTTTCGGTTTCAAAGTTAATATTTCGTTCTTCTGTCTGTCCGTTTTTGGTTGCGGTGTCGTCTTTTACGCTTGCACCTAACGGGGCGGCGGCTTTGCGAAGTTCTTTTTCCGAGCAAGCTCGGAGAAAGGATTTAGCAAAATCGCATGATGTGCGAAGTTCGCGAAGCGACAAGCGCATCGTGCGGTGTAGGCGCCGCCCCGATGTGGCGAAAGGAGCGTAAGCGGATTTCGCCACATCGGTTTGGGGCTTGGCGAAGTGGGGGATTAGAAGCACAAATGTTCAATAAACCACGAATGTTGATAGAAGTACAAATGCTCAATTTACCACGTCTGCCCCCATTTTGCCAAACCCCTGTTAGCTGTAGCTTTTACTCATTTTTTCTTCTTTTTTAAGTCTGATAAATTATCCACCAATACACAATTTTTCATAAGAACATTCATCATAAGTCCGTCACACTTACCTTGAAAAGTTACTCTCATTCCTTTTTGAAGTTGAGAAGCTGTGTTTTTGTCGTCAAAGAAACACTGTACATCTCTAAACATTTGGTCACCTTCAAGAATTACATAAATGTCGTCCATTATGTCTTTCTTAATATCACGAACTGTTCCTTCAACAAAGAATGTTTTTCCTTTGAAGTTTTCGTCTGCTTTTACTTCATTCTCGTCATAACTTGCTGTCAAGTTTGGTGCTTTGATTGTTTGGTCTTCTCTTTCCTTGATTGCAATTAGATTTTTTTCGTTTTCAATACTGTCAAGTTGTTGTTGTGTCATTGCAGGTTTATTTTCTGCAACTTTTTCAGTCGCAGTAGAATTGTCTGCTGACGAATTTGTCGTTTTCTTGCCGTCAGAAGTCACTCCAAATAAAATGAAGGAAGCAACCAAAGAAATACCGTAAATCATTCCTGAACGCTTTTTGGTAGGTTCGTTTTTCTTATCCCAAAATAAACTTGTCTTGGGTGAAAAAAAGCCAATTACAAGTAATACCAAACTTGCTAAAATTAGAAGTGCGAATAAATTTTCCATATGTTTAAATTATTTTTTTGCTCTTGTTAGTAAAACGAAAATTCCTAAAATCACATCACCTGCAACCCAAATGAAAATTATCATCATTGCTCCAAGTCCTGTTCCAATTGCAGCACCTGCTTGTGCTGCATCACTTCCTGCTTCTGCAACTTGTTTAGAAGCTCCACCTACACCAACTACCATCCAAAGTAGCATTAGTAAGTTAAATCCAATAAATGTCCATTTGATAAGTTTTCCAAAGAAACTTCTTTGAGGTTTTTTTTCTGAAATCTGTTGTTCCATTTTTTAATTGTTTTATTGTTTTGCTTACTCTAGTCGGTTTTCAGCTTCCCCGTTTTGCTGTGTTTAGGGTTTCTCCAAAGTTACAGCTAACGTTTTGGCGCTTGGCGAAGAAGCGGTTTTCGAAGCACTAAACTGTCTGCTAGCACTGAACTTGATACGAAGCACAAAGCTCCATTTAAGCACTGAACCCGCTTTTTTGCCAAACGCCTGTTAGCTGTAGTTTTTTCTTCTTGTCGCAATGTCGTATATTATTAGAATAAATGGAAAAGTCACAAACACTATCCAAATTGCAACGTGTCTTGGAAGAATTTGATAGTGATAATTTAAAGCAAAAATTGTCCCTGTAAATAGCACACAAAAGAAAGAATGTAAAATACTAACTTGTCTGTCTGAATACCTTTTAATGTGGTCGCCTTTAAGTTCTTTTAAGTCTCGAAAGTATTGTGCATTGAAAAAAGTCCCTTTACCTGGCAGAAAACCCATAAGCATAATGAAATTTTGGATTATGTAAATACAAGAAACTCCTAATAAAAAAAACTGAAGTCCGATGTAAAGTCCGTGAGTTATGTCTGCCGTATTTTCAATTTGTTCATTTTGATAAACTCTGTAAATATTGTCTGAAGCGAACAACATCATAATTATTGAACTCCAAATACTTAAAGTAAGTCTGCTTGTCCGTGATAAAATAGCATGAGTAAAAGCATGGAATACTGAATAAAGTGAAAACAAAAGTCCAATAATCATTACGGATTTTAACAATATACTATTGGTGTCAATAAAACCATAGTCCACAACCCAATAGATTACGGCTATAGATTGTAAAAGTGTAATTCCTTCTGTCAGCTTTGGAATAACTTTGTCGCCATGAAAAGCAATTGAAAATATAGCAAACAAAATAATGAACCAATAAGGAAACGCTTCAATATGATTTTCAAAATTGTAGCCATGTTCTCTTTTGCCAGGAAGAAATGCAAAAAAGCTAAATATAAATGAAGCCAAAGCTGTCAACAAAACTGTCGACCACTTGTCGGAAAGTCTCTTGCCCTCAAAAATTACTCCTGCAATAATTGCGATGACACTTATTGGTATTAATCGTCTGTCCGATGAACTTATGCGATAACCAACATAACTTGTCAATGCAAGAACTAAAAGTCCTATAAAAATCAACAATAAGTTTATATTTCTTTGTGCGTTTTTACTCATTCTTTTTGTCTGGTCGTTGTCTTTTATGTGGGTCGTCCAAAAATTACAGCTAACGGGGCGGCGGCTTTGCGAAGTTCTTTTTCCGAGCAAGCTCGGAGAAAGGATTTAGCAAAATCGCATGATGTGCGAAGTTCGCGAAGCGACAAGCGCATCGTGCGGTGTAGGCGCCGCCCCGATGTGGCGAAAGGAGCGAAAGCGGATTTCGCCACATCGGTTCGGGGCTTGGCGTAGTGGCGGCATTATAGCACTGCCGTTGATACGAAGCACCAAAGTTCAAATTTAGCACAAATGTTCATACGAAGCACTTCGCCCGCCATTACGCCAAGCCCTTGTTATAGCCAGTGGTTCTTGTCCACCGTCCTTGTGAACCATTGTCAATACTGCATTTCTCCGTCTTTGTCGTGTCGGGATGTGCGGTTGCGTATTTTTTATTTTCAGAAAGGGTGGAGCTTTTTTTTAATTCAATTTTGTTTGGGCGGAAAAGGGATAAGCTCTTTTGCAAACTTTGGATTGTGTTTCGGCTTGTGCGGTTTGCAAATGTGCTTACACCTGTGTCGGGGCTTACATATAAATTATCCTTACACTAATCGTTTTGTCTGTGTTCAATTCAAAACTTGCTTTGGAAAAATTAGGCCTGTTTCGCAAACCTATTGACTGATAATTAGAAAATCCAATTCCTTCTTTGGGCAAAAGAAAGCCTTTATCAACCTTACCGTTGCTGTTTTCATCGTGTAAAATATTCACGGCATATTTCCCTTTGGGCAGATTTTTAAAAGTAATTTCAGATTTGCCATTTACAATTTTCGCTTTCTCTAATCGGTAATATTTTTTGTAATCTTCATCGGGGATTGAATTATCTTTGTTATAGAGGGCGAATTGAACAACACCCTTTGAATTTCGTAAATTTTCTACCTTAACGGTCAAGATGTAGGTTTCTGCCTGATTTTCCGAAAACGAACAGAGAAAAAAACATAACCCAACTGTCAGTATAATAAAAATTGTTGCTTTCATTTATTGTTGTTTTTTATTTGAACCCAATTTTTCTTTTATTCTATCTACTCCGTAGTAAACCATTGGCACTAAATAAACCGTCAATGCCAATGAAGAGAGCAAACCGCCAATAATTACCCACGCCAAACCGTTTTTCCATTCGGCTGCTGTTCCGCTGGCTAATGCTATGGGCAACATTCCTATTGCCATAGATAAGGTTGTCATCAAAATGGGTCGCATTCGTTCTTTTCCTGCGGTAATCAATGCTTCTTTGTAATGTTTGCCCTCGGCTTTGAGCTGGTTGGTAAAGTCCACAATCAAGATGGAATTTTTTGTTACCAATCCCATTAACATAATCAAGCCGAGCAAAGCAAATAAGCTCAAATTGCTTAACGATAAATTCAAGGCTAAAAATGCTCCGATAGCTGCAACGGGTATGGCAAATAAGGCAACAAAAGGATAAATGTAACTGTCGTATAAGGCTACCATAATCAAATAAATCAGTAAGAATGAAATCAGCAATACCGAACCCAAAGCCCCGAAACTGTCGTTTTGCCGTTTAATATCGCTTCCCCAAGTCATTTGTATGCCGTTTGGTAAGGGATTGTTTTTGAGATATGCCACAACATCGTCTGCTACTGTTCCCGAAGGTCTGCCGAGTGCATCGGAAGTTAATGTAACGGCAGGTTGTCGGTCTTTTCGTTCTAAAAGCGAAGGCGAATTATCTCTTTCAATAGTTGCAAACTGTGAAACTTCAATCGGAATGCCCATTGGATTTATAATGTTGAGTTGGTTTACATCATCATAATTTTTACGGCTGAATTTATCCAACCAAATCCGTACAGGATATTCTTTTCCGTTTTCCGTTAAAGTGGCATCGTCATTTCCTGTAAAAGCGGTACGCAAATTCATTCCCACATAAGCCGTGTTCAATCCTAAACGCTGCATTTTGTCTTTGTCAGGAATGACTTTTAATTCAGGGCTTCCTGCTTCTACCGAAATCCGCACATTATCTGCTCCGGGTATTTTTTCAATGACTGTTTTTAAGTCATTACCTGTCTGCATTACCTGGTCTAAGTCGCTTCCGCTTAATGTAATTTCTATCGGTGCAGAACGTGGAATTAAGCCTAATGCTATCATTGAAAAATTGATGCCTGAATATTCTTTTTGCAAATCAGTTCTCAATTTTCGCATAAAGGTTTCGGTAGAGAGATGATTTGTTTCTTTCTTGGATTTTAGCTGAATGGTAAATTCGGTTTTATTGGCAGAGCCAACTCCCAAACTTCCAATACCGGTGCTTGGTCCGCCCACATTACTGAAAACTGTTGCAACTTCGGGTTGCTTCAAAATATAGTTTTCTATTTTTTCTGAAACCAAATTGTTTTGCTGAATGGAAGTACTTTTATCAAACTCTAATGCCAAACGGAATTTCCCTTGGTCGCCTGTGGAAATGAGTTCCTTTCCAATAATTCCCTGTTTCATCATTGCTGCCGTCCCTACGAACAGCAACAAAACAAATCCTGTAAAAATGAGTTTGTGATGTAAAACCCAATTCAATGTTCTGCCATACCAATTGATAAATTGGTCTAACTGATGTTCAAACCAAAGCAAAAAACGGTTGAAGATATTAGTCGGCTGCAAATCTTCTTTTTTCCCGATGCGTGAAGCCAGCCAAGGCGTTAAAGTAAAACCTACCAGTAAACTGGTAAGTGTAGAAGTGATAACCACCACCGAAAACTGTTTGAGCATATCGGCAACAAAAACCTGTAAGAATAAAATCGGCAGAAACACAACCACATCAACCAATGTAATAGACAATGCCGAAAAACCGATTTCCATTCTTCCGTCCATAGCTGCCGTTCTTTTTTCTTTACCCATATCCAAATGACGTTGGATATTTTCTAAAACTACGGTAGCATCGTCCACCAAAATACCGATGATTAAAGACATCGCCAGCAAAGTCATCAGGTTGAGCGTATAGCCCAAAAGCCACATCACGGCAAAAGCGGTAATTAAGGAAGTAGGAATAGCGACCAACACAATCAGTGAGTTTCTGAAACTTCGCAGGAACAGCAACATTACTAACGACACTAAAATAACGGCTAAAATCAAGTCAAATACCACCGAATTAACGGCTGCAATGGTGTTATCGGTGCTGTCATCCGTAACTACAAATTTTACATCTGCATTGGCATTTTGTTTTTCAATGGACTGAAATTTTTCTCTAATCAGTTTTGAAACATCAACGGCATTGGCATCGCCTTGTTTTTTTATCATTAAACCAATACCGTTTTTACCATTGTAACGGCTGTAAGAAGCGGTTTCTTTAATACCGTCCGTTACTTCTGCAATATCTTTCACATAAACAGGGCTGTTTGGAAAAGGCATAGCAACCTGAACATTCTTTATGTCCGTAATGGTGTTGAACTTTCCTACCAAACGTACCGAAATACTTTCTGTATCGGTTTGCAATTTTCCGGCAGGTAAATCAATCCCCGAACGATTGACGGCTTCCACAACCTGGTACAAAGAAATTTTATAGAGCTTCAATTTTTCTTTGTCCACCTTGATTTGAATTTCCCTTTCTTCCCCACCTAAAATGGTTATCTCTGCCACTCCTTTTAGCTGTTGGATTTGTGGCAGGTAATCGTCTTTCATTTTTTGATAAAACACTGTCGGCTCTAATTTGCTTGTTGCACTTACCGACATTATCGGCAAATCATTAGGCGATACTTTGCTCATTACAGGGTTTTGAATATCGTTAGGCAAGTCCTTTCGGATATTGTCAATATAGCGTTGAGCGTCCTGCATTGTTTTGTCCAAATCCGTTCCGTATTTCAGGTTGGCTATGATGATTGAAGCATTGGGTAATGATTTGGTAAGCAAATAATCTACACCCTCCAAATTGGAAAGTGCATCTTCAATTTTTCGGGAAACGGAAGTTTCCACTTCGTTGGGTTCTGCACCGGGATAAACCGTTCGGATTACTACAACAGGCTGATTAAAATCGGGCATCAGTTCATAGCTCAAATTCTTGTAGCCGATAATTCCCAACAGGGCAAATACGCTGAAAAGTACGATAATCAGCGAGGGACGTTTGATTGATATTTCTGTAATATTCATTTTCGCTGATTTTATTTAATCGTAATATTCGCTCCGTCAAACAGATTGATAAAGCCATTCGTTACCACAATATCGCCTGTTGCCAATCCGTCTGATACAATCGTTCTATTGCCGATATTTCCTGATATGGTAATAGATTGCAATACGGCTTTTCCGTTTTTTATGAGATACACTTTCGCTTTTCCATTTTCTTCTGTAATGGCAGATGTAGGGATAAGAATACCTTGCTCTTGCTTGCTTTCAGAAAGATTTACCTTGCCGAACATTCCCGATTTTATGGTTAAGTTTTTGGTGTTGGTAACCTGAAACTGTACCAGAAAGCTATTGCCCAGATTGGCTTTGCTTCCTGTTATTATTACTTTTCCCGAAAGGGAAATATCGGGATAAACATCAGCATTGATTTTGTAGGTTTGATTGTTTTGAAACTGCACCAAATCATTTTCGGGAACATTAACCGTAAAACGTAAAGTGCTTATATCCGTAATTTGTAGCAACGGAATACCCGGTGCTGCAAAACCGCCCTCCTCATTGAACTTGGCAGTTACCACACCATTGAAAGGTGCTTTTATAGTGGTTTTACTGATTTGCTCCAATAAAGTCGCTTTCTGAACTTTTGCAGATTTCAATCCCAATCTTGCTTTTTCCAATTGTATGCCCTGAACGGCATCGGCTTCCGTTAAAATGGTGTATCGTTTTACATCGTCTTCCAAACCCTCAATCTGCACTTCAACCGTTTGCAGTTGTAACTTTAACAACGAATTATCCAACTGAATAAGTGTTTGTCCTTTGCTTACATAGCTTCCCATATCTACCAAAACGGCATTGATTTTCCCCTGTATGTCCGCACTGATTTTTGTTTCCTTATTCGGCTCAAAAGTACCTGTATAAGTATTTGCATCATCAATAGTCTGCAAACGAATGGTGTCAGCATTTATAGTAATAGGTTTTTCTTTGTCATATTGATACACCTTGCTTTCGGTGGTTTCTTTATTGTTTTTCAACTTAAAAAACACAAGTGCTATTACCGCAATCAAAGCAATTATCCCGATTATTTTTTTCCAATTCATATTCTTGATTTTTTATCCGTTATTTTAATTCTTAATTGTTCCTGCCAGCTTTTTTAGCTCCAAATCCGCTTTCAGATAATCTATAACTGCCGACAGGTAATTTTGCTGTGCTTCACGAAGTGCATTATCAGCCAATAAAACATCGGTAAGTGTTGTCGTACCTTGCTTTTGTTGTAAAATGGTTTGCTCATAAATAGATTGAGCCAAAGTGATTTGATTTTCGGTATTGATGACTGTTTGCTGTGCAATCTTTCTTTGCCTTAAAGCATTTTCAGTTTCCATTTTGTTTTTATCGCCAATCAGTTGAGCCTGCAATTCGTTATTGCTGATTTCCAGTTTTTTTTGATTTATTTTTCGCTGTGTAACTGTTCCGTTGAAAAGCGGGTAAGTCAGTTGCAAACCTGCAAAGCCTATGGGATAAAATTTCAGAAAGTCATTTGGGGTTTTGTCGTAGCCAAAACCTGTTGTTCCGTAGGAAGCAATCAAATTAAGCGAGGGTAGAAATCGTGATTTGTTAAACGTACTCAATTCACTGTTCAATAGTTTGTTTTGTGTCTTAATAATTTTCAAATCCAATATATTTTCTACATTATTTTCCGTCAAGGTTTGCTGTTCGATTTCAGAAACAACGGTAATATTTCGCTCCAATGGGATACCGATGTTCAGTTTTAGTGCATTTAGAATTGAAATGTATTTATTGTGAACGTTTTCCCTTTGGGTATTTAACTGCTCGGCTTGCAATTTCACTTTACTCACATCTGTTCCCTTTGCCAATAACTGTTCTTTCAAAAGTTCCATATTCTTTAAGAGCTTTTGGGTATTTATCAGATTGCTTTCCAAAAAATCCAATTGATGTTTCAATATTTGAGCGTTATAATACAGCGTAGTGATGTCGTATAAAACCTGTTCTTCCGATTTTTGAAATTGAAGCTGTGTCAGTGCATTGGCAATTCTTGTATTCTCAATCGCTCCATAAACCTGCGGATTATACAACGGCATTGCCAACTGCACATTTGCATTGATGTTGTGTGGAACACCAAATTGCAAATCTCTGAATTGCCCTTCGGGTGCTTGCGGATTGAGTGCATTCATCGGCATTAGCTGTGTAGGCAATTCCATAAAATATTTGTAATCGGCATTGGCTGTAACTTTCGGAATGAGATTGGCTTTTGCTTCTTTTTCCCTTTGTTCGCTGATGCGGATATGGTTTCTGT is a window of Myroides sp. JBRI-B21084 DNA encoding:
- a CDS encoding adenine-specific methyltransferase EcoRI family protein, with the translated sequence MTEIAKNTNFNKASKAKNDEFYTQLSDIERELKHYKKHFKDKVVYCNCDDPRVSNFFHFFSYNFEKLGLKKLIATCYKNKSMDLFSENNSEQAIYLVYEGDKNGNMVPDPAEIGIKELKGDGDFRSKECIELLKQADIVVTNPPFSLFREYVAQLLEYDKKFLIIGNGNSITYKEIFKNIQDNKIWLGVTKPQLFLIDNKEKFAKYCSDANKHVVEGKEYWAVNISVGTPTYWFTNLDMSKRHEDIILYKNYYGNEEEYPKYANYDAIEVGKVKDIPVDYEGEMGVPITFLDKYNPEQFVIIGSSITLGVPMSKFAEKGTYSAGGPRFYLDNGDGTFKRLYDRIVIKNKKVQK
- a CDS encoding OB-fold protein, translated to MENLFALLILASLVLLVIGFFSPKTSLFWDKKNEPTKKRSGMIYGISLVASFILFGVTSDGKKTTNSSADNSTATEKVAENKPAMTQQQLDSIENEKNLIAIKEREDQTIKAPNLTASYDENEVKADENFKGKTFFVEGTVRDIKKDIMDDIYVILEGDQMFRDVQCFFDDKNTASQLQKGMRVTFQGKCDGLMMNVLMKNCVLVDNLSDLKKKKK
- a CDS encoding DUF2141 domain-containing protein, whose protein sequence is MKATIFIILTVGLCFFLCSFSENQAETYILTVKVENLRNSKGVVQFALYNKDNSIPDEDYKKYYRLEKAKIVNGKSEITFKNLPKGKYAVNILHDENSNGKVDKGFLLPKEGIGFSNYQSIGLRNRPNFSKASFELNTDKTISVRIIYM
- a CDS encoding efflux RND transporter permease subunit: MNITEISIKRPSLIIVLFSVFALLGIIGYKNLSYELMPDFNQPVVVIRTVYPGAEPNEVETSVSRKIEDALSNLEGVDYLLTKSLPNASIIIANLKYGTDLDKTMQDAQRYIDNIRKDLPNDIQNPVMSKVSPNDLPIMSVSATSKLEPTVFYQKMKDDYLPQIQQLKGVAEITILGGEEREIQIKVDKEKLKLYKISLYQVVEAVNRSGIDLPAGKLQTDTESISVRLVGKFNTITDIKNVQVAMPFPNSPVYVKDIAEVTDGIKETASYSRYNGKNGIGLMIKKQGDANAVDVSKLIREKFQSIEKQNANADVKFVVTDDSTDNTIAAVNSVVFDLILAVILVSLVMLLFLRSFRNSLIVLVAIPTSLITAFAVMWLLGYTLNLMTLLAMSLIIGILVDDATVVLENIQRHLDMGKEKRTAAMDGRMEIGFSALSITLVDVVVFLPILFLQVFVADMLKQFSVVVITSTLTSLLVGFTLTPWLASRIGKKEDLQPTNIFNRFLLWFEHQLDQFINWYGRTLNWVLHHKLIFTGFVLLLFVGTAAMMKQGIIGKELISTGDQGKFRLALEFDKSTSIQQNNLVSEKIENYILKQPEVATVFSNVGGPSTGIGSLGVGSANKTEFTIQLKSKKETNHLSTETFMRKLRTDLQKEYSGINFSMIALGLIPRSAPIEITLSGSDLDQVMQTGNDLKTVIEKIPGADNVRISVEAGSPELKVIPDKDKMQRLGLNTAYVGMNLRTAFTGNDDATLTENGKEYPVRIWLDKFSRKNYDDVNQLNIINPMGIPIEVSQFATIERDNSPSLLERKDRQPAVTLTSDALGRPSGTVADDVVAYLKNNPLPNGIQMTWGSDIKRQNDSFGALGSVLLISFLLIYLIMVALYDSYIYPFVALFAIPVAAIGAFLALNLSLSNLSLFALLGLIMLMGLVTKNSILIVDFTNQLKAEGKHYKEALITAGKERMRPILMTTLSMAIGMLPIALASGTAAEWKNGLAWVIIGGLLSSLALTVYLVPMVYYGVDRIKEKLGSNKKQQ
- a CDS encoding efflux RND transporter periplasmic adaptor subunit gives rise to the protein MNWKKIIGIIALIAVIALVFFKLKNNKETTESKVYQYDKEKPITINADTIRLQTIDDANTYTGTFEPNKETKISADIQGKINAVLVDMGSYVSKGQTLIQLDNSLLKLQLQTVEVQIEGLEDDVKRYTILTEADAVQGIQLEKARLGLKSAKVQKATLLEQISKTTIKAPFNGVVTAKFNEEGGFAAPGIPLLQITDISTLRFTVNVPENDLVQFQNNQTYKINADVYPDISLSGKVIITGSKANLGNSFLVQFQVTNTKNLTIKSGMFGKVNLSESKQEQGILIPTSAITEENGKAKVYLIKNGKAVLQSITISGNIGNRTIVSDGLATGDIVVTNGFINLFDGANITIK
- a CDS encoding TolC family protein, which codes for MNIENKKICSIMLVNTHKLLIIPLIFIGWITVQAQEVWTLRQCIDTAQVYNKTLQINRNHIRISEQREKEAKANLIPKVTANADYKYFMELPTQLMPMNALNPQAPEGQFRDLQFGVPHNINANVQLAMPLYNPQVYGAIENTRIANALTQLQFQKSEEQVLYDITTLYYNAQILKHQLDFLESNLINTQKLLKNMELLKEQLLAKGTDVSKVKLQAEQLNTQRENVHNKYISILNALKLNIGIPLERNITVVSEIEQQTLTENNVENILDLKIIKTQNKLLNSELSTFNKSRFLPSLNLIASYGTTGFGYDKTPNDFLKFYPIGFAGLQLTYPLFNGTVTQRKINQKKLEISNNELQAQLIGDKNKMETENALRQRKIAQQTVINTENQITLAQSIYEQTILQQKQGTTTLTDVLLADNALREAQQNYLSAVIDYLKADLELKKLAGTIKN